A single window of Nitrospirota bacterium DNA harbors:
- a CDS encoding glycosyltransferase family 2 protein, which produces MSKLSVYVIAYNDEPNMKACLESVAGWGDELIVVDSHSTDRTAVISREYTDKVYQVDFKGFGDLRNQAVALTTHEWVFSLDSDERMTPELKDEIRLLLERGPDEDAYFVPRKNYFLGRWIKHCGWYPDYRQPQLFRKSRFRYREELVHESFDCDGPVGFLKSPALQYPFRDIDHYVAKQDRYSDLMARRMVEQGRKFSFHQMITHPLGSFFKMYVLRAGFLDGMPGLILSGLYAYYTFMKYAKFWESSSAAKVGGEAVRS; this is translated from the coding sequence ATGTCTAAACTCTCAGTCTATGTCATTGCCTATAACGACGAGCCCAATATGAAGGCCTGCCTCGAGTCTGTGGCTGGCTGGGGCGATGAGTTGATCGTGGTGGATTCCCACAGCACCGATCGGACCGCTGTCATCAGTCGTGAGTACACGGACAAGGTCTATCAAGTCGACTTCAAGGGATTCGGCGATCTGCGTAATCAGGCGGTCGCACTCACGACCCATGAATGGGTCTTCAGTTTGGATAGCGATGAGAGGATGACGCCGGAGTTGAAAGACGAGATCCGGCTGCTGCTGGAGCGCGGGCCGGACGAAGATGCCTATTTCGTCCCGCGAAAGAACTACTTTTTAGGCCGCTGGATCAAACATTGCGGCTGGTATCCCGATTATCGGCAACCGCAGTTGTTTCGAAAGAGCCGGTTCCGGTATCGCGAAGAGCTGGTCCATGAGAGTTTCGATTGCGACGGGCCTGTCGGATTTCTCAAGAGCCCCGCGTTGCAATACCCCTTTCGTGATATCGATCACTACGTGGCGAAGCAGGATCGCTACTCGGACTTGATGGCTCGTCGCATGGTGGAGCAGGGCCGAAAGTTTTCCTTCCACCAGATGATCACCCATCCATTAGGTTCGTTCTTCAAGATGTATGTGCTGCGGGCCGGCTTCCTCGACGGCATGCCTGGCTTGATTCTTTCAGGACTCTATGCCTATTACACCTTCATGAAGTATGCGAAATTCTGGGAGTCGTCCTCAGCCGCGAAGGTTGGCGGTGAGGCAGTGAGGTCATGA
- a CDS encoding glycosyltransferase family 4 protein, with protein sequence MKKIRVLQACNQLAIGGTEKTLQVFSKYLDRSRFEVYACGLKSGGLRVQALEELGVPVIVQPADLTALVRELKIDIYHVHRAGDSEPGTLPEKQQGWPRIVETNVFEAFDQVQDELIDAHIFVSRFSRDRYLSRNRPKADVRYEAIYNPVDFDECAGGPSNFGNTIGRCSRADDQKWHDVCLNSLPKIFRKVSGVKCVIQGATDRVKGKLERLGLAGQVTLLEPSLDVASFYRQIDVFIHGSRVGETFGCVIAEAMSNGIPVVTLSTPQRGKSNAQAELVEHNVTGFVCRWRWQYAGAVIELLKNHELRETFGRRSREKAREQFEASRLTKELERLYGAVLENSRG encoded by the coding sequence GTGAAAAAAATTCGTGTGCTCCAAGCATGCAATCAGTTGGCTATTGGAGGCACGGAGAAAACGCTCCAAGTCTTTTCGAAGTACCTGGATCGCTCCCGCTTCGAAGTCTATGCCTGCGGCTTGAAAAGCGGGGGGCTCCGCGTGCAGGCGTTGGAAGAGCTGGGCGTGCCAGTGATCGTGCAGCCTGCCGATCTCACCGCGCTGGTCCGTGAACTGAAGATCGACATCTATCATGTGCACCGGGCCGGAGACTCCGAGCCAGGGACTCTCCCGGAGAAGCAACAGGGCTGGCCCCGCATTGTCGAGACGAATGTCTTTGAAGCATTCGATCAGGTCCAGGATGAGTTGATCGATGCGCATATATTCGTCTCCAGGTTTTCGCGGGATCGGTATCTGAGCCGGAATCGACCGAAAGCGGACGTGCGCTATGAAGCGATTTATAATCCCGTAGACTTCGACGAATGTGCAGGGGGCCCCAGTAATTTCGGGAACACTATCGGCCGATGCAGCAGAGCGGATGATCAGAAATGGCACGATGTCTGTCTCAATAGTCTGCCGAAGATTTTCAGGAAAGTGTCCGGGGTGAAATGTGTGATCCAGGGAGCCACCGACCGGGTGAAGGGAAAACTGGAGAGGCTGGGGCTGGCGGGGCAGGTCACGCTGCTGGAGCCGTCCCTCGATGTCGCGAGTTTCTACCGGCAAATCGATGTCTTTATCCATGGGTCTCGTGTGGGGGAGACTTTCGGCTGCGTGATCGCTGAGGCGATGTCGAATGGTATTCCGGTCGTCACGTTGAGTACTCCCCAGAGGGGGAAGTCGAATGCGCAGGCTGAGCTGGTTGAGCATAACGTCACGGGATTTGTCTGCCGGTGGCGATGGCAGTATGCCGGGGCGGTGATCGAGTTGCTGAAAAACCACGAATTGCGTGAAACATTTGGAAGGCGGAGCCGGGAGAAGGCCCGTGAACAGTTTGAGGCATCGCGGCTGACGAAGGAATTGGAGCGGCTCTATGGGGCTGTGTTGGAGAACAGCCGAGGGTGA